From the genome of Argentina anserina chromosome 4, drPotAnse1.1, whole genome shotgun sequence, one region includes:
- the LOC126792900 gene encoding uncharacterized protein LOC126792900, with protein sequence MAAYFVSEPMQRDITSRKRKELGQLDQVNHDLSDFSLSSPATKIRRLDAQLPPILEEDEVEIDPAPNHEMNLELDNQERAIVPFNPVKNPMLRNPSNVSISLSPDLVSGFKDHYLRSSYHYGMKSDNQCTAVVTWVPSQLASMPVKEVSQSDDGGEPMEDEDMGAAAMEVEESSTSGGGAQGTSNGYGGGIWAGSSEGFLQWQQQHCMIPQPPQNITTPITWLQ encoded by the exons ATGGCAGCCTACTTCGTCTCTGAACCAATGCAAAGAGACATTACCTCCCGGAAAAGGAAGGAGCTGGGTCAGCTCGACCAAGTCAACCACGACTTGTCCGACTTCTCTCTTTCCTCTCCCGCCACTAAGATTCGCCGCCTG GATGCGCAATTACCGCCGATTTTGGAGGAAGATGAGGTTGAAATCGACCCGGCTCCGAATCATGAGATGAACTTGGAGCTTGATAATCAAGAAAGGGCTATTGTGCCCTTCAACCCTGTGAAAAACCCAATGCTCCGTAACCCTTCAAATGTCTCTATCTCACTTAGTCCTGACCTTGTTTCTGGTTTCAAGG ACCACTATCTTCGCTCCAGCTATCACTACGGCATGAAATCTGACAACCAATGTACAGCTGTTGTTACATGGGTGCCATCTCAGCTCGCTTCTATGCCAGTTAAGGAGGTTTCACAATCCGATGATGGAGGAGAGCCCATGGAGGATGAAGACATGGGTGCAGCGGCGATGGAGGTTGAGGAGAGCAGTACATCAGGGGGAGGAGCACAAGGAACAAGCAATGGCTATGGTGGAGGGATTTGGGCTGGTAGTAGTGAGGGGTTTTTGCAGTGGCAGCAACAGCATTGTATGATACCACAGCCTCCACAGAACATAACGACACCCATCACTTGGCTTCAATGA